The nucleotide sequence GTTCGATCTTTACCGGATGAGAATGCCATATCGAAATTGGCGATGGATTTTCCGTCATTGGTGTAGCGAATCTCTGGATCGTTTCCAAGATTTCCAGCCAGTACGCATGTGTTGAGCATAGTGATTAACTCCTCCTAACGTCGAAGAATGAATAGCAGTAGTAGTACGAAAACTGCGGTGAATGAAACGGGCAGAATCAAATGTGAGATGCTTTCAGCCAGCAGCAACGTGATGGAATTGAGTTGGACGAATGCGAAGTGAAGCAGCGGTAGGAACAACAATGCGGGAATACACAACATCAGCCAGTAATAGAGGCATATTTTTAGTAGATTTCGCAGCGTACGTCTTGGACTGAGCGTGTATTCGATGGAGGGAATGGTGAAACGTAGCGATTCTAAGATTTGAAAAACGGGATTTTGTTGCAGGAAATTTGGGTCAACTTGCGGTGGTAGCAGTGGTAGATTTTGCTTGGGTTTTGCTTGCATTCATAGTCACCTCCTGAGAGTTTTCAGCCGCTTTGCGCGTTTCTAATGCCAAGATAGACGCCAAGTATCAATGAGACGGCGATTCCGGCGATAAACAGCCCCTTCAAAAACGCATTGGAGCGCTCTAATTGGATGATCTGCTCGGTATGCTGGTTGATCTTCGCTGACAGCGACTCGAATTGAGACTCCAGGACGGTCAGTTGCTGGATTTGCGTGGTGATGGTGGTGGATTGCGAGTCGTTTTGCGGTGTTTCGTTGGTAGGTTGCTTGCTGCATGAAGTGAGACAAATGAGACAGAAAATCAGTGAAAATGCTCGAAAACTACGGACATCGGGTGGCTTTAAGACGTTCATTCATACATAACCTCCTGAAAATTGGAATGATGATTAGGGTTTAATATATATAGTGGATGACGAGATTTAACAGATAGGATTAACGGGCTGAGCAGAAAAAAGAGAATCTTGGACAAATCCTTTAAATGGAATTGATACATAATTTTTGGGTACTGGCTGGATTTCCACTCTGTGAGCCTCCTCTACTTTAGTTGAAGGTAGTATAGGAAGGGAAAGCATGTTTTGCTTTCCCTTCCAACTTAATACCGATTTGGAATCTTTAATTATTGGGTAAAACTCTGATGCTTTCTGCAAACAGAGAGTCAACCAATTCGTCGCCGTCGCTGTCGAACAGTTTGACATGCACTGCCGCACTGTCTCCAGACTGAACCTCAATTTTGTCCGTCAGTCGCGAACGAATGAGCGTCGTTTCATTAATACGAATGGGAATACCTGAAAGGATCAGTTCACCTGCGTCGAGATCAATGGAATCAACCACGCCTCGAATTCCGCCTTCGTCTTCATCCAGGATGCGATGCACGTCGTCCATCACGCGGACGGTCAATGCCTTGATGATTGCTCCTTCGTCTGTTTCGACAATTTCACCGACTAACGATACCCGTTGTCCTGCTTCAATTACAACTTCTTGATCGGGATCGTCTATTGAGAACCAATGTACATATTGCAACTCGGCCTCAGAGGCGTCGATGACAAATGCACCATTCAGAACTGAAAACATCAATTCTTGCACTTCGGTTACTGTAGCCGTCAGTTGAATTTGCCCTTCTTCCAACAATGGGCCGAAGTGATTTCGAGTTGCTGATTCGATATTTCCGAAATGGCCGTGACCGCCATGACGCCAATTTCCATGACCTCTACCGCCCATCATGCCGCCGAACTGGCGAGCGCCATTTAATTCATTGAATGAATCGCAAATGCCATCGCCGTCTTCATCGCGAAAATTAAATTGAGAATTTTCTGATGGCGCCTCAATAACGCGTTGATTATTGAGTTCAGGCCCGAAAACGCGAATACGGTTGTGTCCAAATCCTTGAGCGGATGCGTCTGCGGATGCGAACAACAGCCCCAAGGCCATTCCAAATGCGAATAAGGCGTACATTTTCCTCTGCATGTTTTACTCTCCTGTTTGCAAGGTTGATGATTCACGGAGCAACGACGTTCGAACGTAAGTTGCGGCCCTGTAAAAAGGAATGCGTGAGTAGAGTGTTTGGTTTACGCAGCAGGCAAAAAATCAGGGGATGTGTTGAGAAAACGAGAGGCCGCCGCCGAAACTGCCTAAATCGCCCACGCTGCGAAGTCCATTGCTTGGTTGGTAGCAGGCGTCTTTATAAAGAGAACCGATTCCCGGCAAAGGACATAGCGCAAGGCTTGAATCTACTTCATCCGGGCCGAAACTAGTGACGCCGTATCCTCGAATTGGATTTCGGGGGGGAACCATAAAATGAGAGTAATCATAGTAGCCATAGCCAAAGACGCTTGGTGAAGAATTGATGTCTAATGAAACGGTTTGGTTGATCGCCTGCGCAGTGGATTGGGTAAACGTATCATTTAATAGTGTTGCGTCGTCTGGAAGGTATGCGCCCAGCAACGGCTGTAACGCTTCCTGTGCATCGTAATTGGTCATAAAACGAGTGGGCGGTTCGCTTGAGCCGTATGGGTACTTACCCTGATCGATAGCAAAGGCTTCAATAGCACTAGAAACTTGGCGGAGATTGTTTTGCGT is from Candidatus Hinthialibacter antarcticus and encodes:
- a CDS encoding prepilin-type N-terminal cleavage/methylation domain-containing protein, whose protein sequence is MSRSIRHLRWNQDQKAFTLNELLVSVAILGILSAITIPVASDAILKARIAQTQNNLRQVSSAIEAFAIDQGKYPYGSSEPPTRFMTNYDAQEALQPLLGAYLPDDATLLNDTFTQSTAQAINQTVSLDINSSPSVFGYGYYDYSHFMVPPRNPIRGYGVTSFGPDEVDSSLALCPLPGIGSLYKDACYQPSNGLRSVGDLGSFGGGLSFSQHIP